The Selenomonas sp. AB3002 genome contains a region encoding:
- a CDS encoding IspD/TarI family cytidylyltransferase yields MNIAIILAGGKGTRFGAVDAEGQAVPKQFVEVFGKPVIAYTIEVFQNHPDIDAIEIVCVEGYKEHLQSIKEKYGFSKIRWITPGGKNFQESVLNGVMALERKANEEDVVLVNFGVNPIVSQEIISDCIKVTKEKGNAISAIDFYDISGRKKNGSSVGDKDNYTAEMIDRDSVAIMRTPYGFQYGFIRDAYQEALDKGILDEIEEHTTSMLYALGKTMYFSLGSQANIKITRKEDLDFFAGYVMWKNELGQQKGKRWGLFAD; encoded by the coding sequence ATGAATATAGCCATAATACTTGCTGGAGGTAAAGGTACCAGATTTGGAGCCGTCGATGCTGAGGGGCAGGCGGTGCCGAAGCAGTTTGTAGAAGTCTTCGGCAAGCCTGTCATTGCCTACACCATAGAAGTGTTTCAGAACCACCCTGACATAGATGCCATTGAGATTGTTTGTGTGGAAGGGTACAAGGAGCATCTTCAGTCCATAAAGGAAAAATATGGCTTTTCCAAGATAAGGTGGATTACTCCTGGGGGCAAGAACTTTCAGGAATCTGTGTTGAACGGCGTGATGGCGCTGGAGAGAAAGGCAAATGAAGAAGATGTTGTCCTGGTGAATTTTGGTGTGAATCCAATAGTTTCCCAGGAGATTATCTCTGACTGCATCAAGGTGACCAAAGAAAAGGGTAATGCTATTTCTGCCATTGACTTTTACGACATTAGCGGAAGAAAGAAGAACGGTTCATCTGTCGGGGATAAGGATAATTATACAGCAGAGATGATAGATAGGGATTCCGTGGCTATCATGAGAACGCCTTACGGATTTCAATATGGCTTCATCAGGGATGCATATCAGGAAGCTTTGGATAAGGGCATACTTGACGAAATTGAGGAGCATACAACCTCCATGCTGTATGCCTTGGGCAAGACCATGTATTTCTCTCTTGGCTCCCAGGCAAACATCAAGATCACTCGGAAGGAAGATTTGGATTTCTTTGCTGGCTATGTTATGTGGAAAAATGAGCTGGGACAGCAAAAAGGTAAAAGGTGGGGACTGTTTGCAGATTGA
- a CDS encoding sugar phosphate nucleotidyltransferase: MNTYIILAAGKGRNLEPLTLKYPKTSYRLDEQTTVLQRQVRGIRKFDRNAEIVVVLGYMAETIKAELHDDNVKFVVNPFYEVTNSISSLWFARNYLERENVSIIHADTVFEDNLIKEHLVKTTDYPYVLVDSSVQKPGAYNCVIKDDRIQVMSKKLEHFDAKYCSLVKLDPVSSRLLKTEIDEMIHSDMHDQYFEDALVQMIMFHNFQVNCVDIKDYGWSEVNSVDDLLRAREIHMNSILSVS; this comes from the coding sequence ATGAATACCTATATTATCCTGGCGGCGGGAAAGGGGCGAAACTTGGAGCCCTTGACATTAAAATATCCCAAAACGTCCTACAGGCTTGATGAGCAGACTACGGTCTTGCAACGTCAAGTACGGGGCATAAGAAAATTTGACAGGAATGCGGAAATTGTAGTTGTACTCGGCTATATGGCCGAGACTATCAAGGCAGAGCTTCACGATGATAATGTGAAATTTGTCGTCAATCCGTTCTATGAAGTGACAAACTCCATCTCGTCGCTGTGGTTTGCTAGAAATTATCTGGAAAGAGAAAATGTGTCCATTATCCACGCGGATACTGTATTTGAAGATAATCTGATTAAGGAGCATTTGGTAAAGACCACGGATTATCCCTATGTTCTGGTTGACAGCTCGGTGCAAAAACCTGGGGCTTATAACTGTGTCATCAAGGACGATAGGATACAGGTTATGAGCAAGAAGCTGGAACATTTTGATGCCAAGTATTGCTCACTGGTCAAGCTTGATCCTGTATCCAGCCGTCTATTGAAGACCGAGATTGATGAGATGATTCACTCGGATATGCATGATCAGTATTTTGAAGATGCTCTGGTGCAGATGATTATGTTTCATAACTTCCAAGTAAACTGTGTGGACATCAAGGATTATGGCTGGAGTGAGGTCAACAGTGTAGATGACCTGCTCCGGGCCAGAGAGATACACATGAACTCCATCTTGTCTGTTTCATAA
- a CDS encoding phosphotransferase: MKSIQTTGGVYTEEIKSLVIRNICRVFDCSQEEIEKLSPVQAGMTNIVLSFKYNGGKYIYRHPGLGSNALVDRGRETLMQKIVEDVGIDTTLVAMDVDEGWKIARYIEHRDFDYHDLNDMVRAIMLFRRLHEAPCRVRYNFDVIEKAEGIEAKIPKEQYGNFPGFAELRERCYKLHELAKTDGIRWCNVHGDARDVNFLINKEEIYLIDWEYGGYGDPGFDIGSYVAGGIHTREEVDRILFTYYRHQPTKLQKRHFYAYIALSGWFYMHWAMLKESKGQATAPHMERWHKYAEDYSRLALEMYER, translated from the coding sequence GTGAAATCTATACAGACTACAGGCGGTGTCTATACTGAAGAGATAAAATCCTTGGTTATCAGGAACATCTGCCGGGTATTTGACTGCAGCCAGGAGGAGATAGAAAAACTAAGTCCCGTGCAGGCTGGCATGACGAACATAGTCCTCTCATTCAAATATAATGGTGGCAAGTACATCTACAGGCATCCGGGTCTTGGCTCCAATGCTTTGGTGGATAGGGGCAGGGAAACCCTTATGCAGAAGATTGTCGAAGATGTAGGCATAGATACTACGCTGGTGGCCATGGATGTGGACGAAGGCTGGAAGATTGCCAGGTACATAGAGCACCGTGACTTTGATTATCATGATCTCAACGATATGGTGCGGGCCATAATGCTCTTTCGTCGCCTTCATGAAGCTCCCTGCCGGGTCAGGTACAACTTCGATGTTATAGAAAAAGCTGAGGGGATAGAAGCCAAGATTCCCAAGGAGCAATATGGCAATTTCCCAGGTTTTGCAGAACTGCGGGAGCGCTGCTACAAACTGCATGAGTTGGCCAAGACAGACGGCATTCGCTGGTGCAATGTCCATGGGGACGCCAGGGATGTGAATTTCCTCATCAACAAAGAAGAAATTTACCTGATTGACTGGGAGTATGGCGGTTACGGTGACCCTGGCTTTGATATAGGTTCCTATGTAGCGGGTGGCATCCATACTCGTGAGGAAGTAGACAGAATCCTGTTCACTTACTATCGGCACCAACCTACTAAACTGCAAAAACGGCATTTCTATGCCTACATTGCCTTGTCTGGCTGGTTCTATATGCACTGGGCAATGCTGAAGGAGTCCAAGGGACAGGCCACTGCACCGCACATGGAAAGGTGGCACAAATATGCTGAGGATTACAGTCGCTTGGCTCTGGAGATGTATGAGAGATAA
- a CDS encoding adenylyl-sulfate kinase has protein sequence MNKGTVYWITGLSGAGKTTVGKILYERIRAKKPNVFFLDSDAGRIVFNDKCGYSREERLDGAYRNARVCKMIADQGIDVICSTISMFDEVRDWNRANIENYKEIYLEVPMEVLIKRDQKGLYTKVQNGECKDVAGMDMKLAFPKAPDIKVVNDGTLAPEKIVEMILSD, from the coding sequence ATGAATAAAGGTACAGTTTACTGGATCACCGGCCTTTCTGGGGCAGGGAAGACTACTGTGGGGAAAATTTTGTATGAGAGGATCCGTGCAAAGAAGCCCAATGTATTCTTCTTGGACAGTGATGCTGGGAGGATAGTCTTCAATGACAAGTGCGGCTACAGCAGGGAGGAAAGGCTGGATGGGGCTTACCGTAATGCGCGGGTATGCAAGATGATAGCCGACCAGGGCATTGATGTCATCTGTTCTACTATCAGTATGTTCGATGAAGTACGCGACTGGAACAGGGCGAATATCGAGAATTACAAGGAAATATACCTCGAAGTGCCTATGGAAGTGCTTATCAAGCGCGACCAAAAGGGGCTTTATACTAAGGTGCAAAATGGGGAGTGCAAGGATGTTGCAGGTATGGATATGAAACTGGCTTTTCCTAAGGCACCTGACATTAAGGTAGTCAATGATGGCACTTTGGCACCGGAGAAGATTGTGGAGATGATTCTGTCTGATTAG
- a CDS encoding sulfotransferase, translating to MEKMTKCQAIFEENRRAIDGYPWFHGKLTGGEFDGNKLPEVKSKARQFLEQVESPMPILLIDAYDTEELVWMCTRLRTSEKYGADNRLYLQYTSWDEFRSSLGEWDWRKVLATGKVVFLFSEEQKKQHYPKDRDEAPAAHVMPLAVEEINEIIKTFPRSFSGSDFLVMIFDNHPSLLTVGFHSLVSFSVIYRVFCDGKSVTEAVAHMRAPRTDAEVAVLKHNLPDMLKYKFRERIDLFYAALQHFLPEDRTCSMLEWFKAFFLASNEAVGRRFRQRIAPAIFFDIHGSSYPYLKDFGIGRQQIDLDIDEMLQSFTYLKYIAIARKPVRRFGSAMRFAMKVFAKSGFNPVRTLETDLDLNSNYGRHLVNHDPRLPIARMVRFEDLKLYPRETLEKCCEFLRLPWSDTLLSTTVNGDPSGIVDGTDGFDTAPVYREHLEVFSRLDYYRMELLNGEDWCLWGYKHQYYDGRKFTKEELKHLFAIPWKLESVKMEGRPDWPDEAKIKVWHEYAYNKACYVMEHGQDPHLDKDGKPMKLVECLFPDLQEGQKMYE from the coding sequence ATGGAGAAAATGACGAAATGCCAGGCCATATTTGAGGAAAATCGTCGGGCTATTGATGGGTATCCATGGTTTCATGGAAAACTTACCGGAGGGGAATTTGACGGGAACAAACTGCCGGAGGTGAAGTCCAAAGCACGCCAGTTTTTGGAGCAAGTGGAGTCACCTATGCCCATCCTGCTCATAGATGCCTATGATACGGAAGAACTGGTCTGGATGTGTACACGCTTGCGCACATCAGAAAAGTATGGAGCGGACAACCGGCTATATTTGCAGTACACGTCATGGGACGAATTCCGGTCAAGCCTTGGGGAATGGGATTGGCGCAAGGTGCTGGCCACTGGCAAAGTGGTATTCCTGTTTTCGGAGGAGCAAAAGAAGCAGCATTACCCGAAAGACAGGGATGAAGCACCTGCAGCTCATGTTATGCCTTTGGCAGTCGAGGAAATCAATGAGATCATCAAGACTTTTCCGAGATCCTTTTCTGGATCAGATTTTCTTGTCATGATTTTCGATAATCATCCATCGCTGCTGACCGTGGGCTTTCACTCCTTGGTGAGCTTTTCCGTGATATACCGGGTCTTTTGCGATGGAAAGAGCGTCACCGAAGCGGTGGCGCACATGAGGGCACCTCGAACTGATGCAGAAGTTGCTGTTTTAAAGCACAATTTGCCGGATATGCTGAAATATAAGTTCCGTGAGAGAATTGACCTGTTCTATGCCGCCTTGCAGCATTTCCTTCCAGAGGACAGGACTTGCAGCATGCTGGAATGGTTCAAAGCGTTTTTCCTTGCCAGCAACGAAGCCGTAGGCCGCAGGTTCCGGCAAAGGATTGCCCCTGCCATTTTTTTTGACATTCATGGTTCGAGCTATCCCTACTTGAAGGATTTTGGAATCGGACGTCAGCAGATAGATTTGGATATAGATGAGATGCTGCAATCGTTTACTTATCTTAAATACATTGCCATTGCCAGGAAACCTGTGCGTCGCTTTGGAAGCGCGATGAGGTTCGCCATGAAGGTATTTGCAAAATCGGGATTTAATCCAGTTAGAACATTGGAAACAGATCTTGATCTCAATAGTAATTATGGGAGACATTTGGTGAACCATGATCCAAGATTGCCCATTGCCAGGATGGTGCGCTTTGAAGACTTGAAGCTCTATCCTCGGGAAACATTGGAGAAATGTTGTGAATTTCTCAGGCTTCCATGGTCGGACACGCTCCTGTCCACGACGGTGAACGGGGATCCCAGCGGGATAGTGGATGGCACGGACGGATTTGACACAGCGCCGGTTTATCGGGAGCATCTTGAGGTCTTTTCCCGCTTGGATTACTACCGCATGGAACTTCTGAATGGCGAGGATTGGTGCCTTTGGGGATACAAGCACCAGTATTATGATGGAAGAAAGTTCACGAAGGAGGAATTGAAGCATTTATTCGCTATCCCCTGGAAGCTGGAAAGCGTGAAGATGGAGGGTCGGCCGGATTGGCCCGATGAAGCAAAAATCAAGGTGTGGCATGAATACGCCTATAACAAGGCTTGCTATGTGATGGAGCATGGACAGGATCCGCATCTTGACAAGGATGGAAAACCGATGAAATTGGTGGAATGTTTATTCCCAGACTTGCAGGAGGGACAAAAGATGTATGAGTGA
- a CDS encoding glycosyltransferase: MIIYGVGDHLFDMLGWHKELASKIDRIFDKDKRKIGKKVDGLDILVEAPEKLSKLKEGTEVFVSAIRYYGEIKDEIQTINPGLRCRNIDELYGVVDTAKQQTSLTSFVDVLFINGCDISYPSRYRVSHATEQLYSVGMTSFVVNWRDVTNEMIHFCKCVVLYRCPWTWDIQELIDAAKKRHKPVFYDIDDLVIDTKYTDNIPYIKGLNRRVRRNYDDGVRRNGRVLRLCDGAITTTEALAEELKNYVPVVFINRNVASGTMVELSRQAARRGKDQIGSDKVTIGYFSGSSTHIDDLEMLIAPLEHLFEKYDSLEFLLVGEIDLPEKLKKYKQRIKQLDFVDWTKLPELIAMADINLAPLQDTLFNAAKSENKWMEASLVGVPTVASNVGAFAKMIIQGETGLLCGDAGEWEDAISRLVEDVEFRERIGDQAREYVMKNCLACNTGLKLKNFLASHMPRSVAFVLPSFTTWSGGIMVALQHAQTLWKHGADVTLINDDWREDPLDLLQEMFPYFGRLEYKKTEFLSKFDTAVATFWATVKRLGALTDKDRRYLVQNYEPGFYHYDNVERLEAYSTYCREDLAYITISRWCKDWLENRFGKHAAFVSNGLDVEAFRPAERSWNGKIRVLIEGDASEHKNIEEAFYIASVLPRKEFEVWYVSYNVQSMPWHRVDRVLNQVSYDEMPEVYKACHILLKTSKLESFSYPPLEMMATGGLVVLRANEGNQEYISDGENCLVYDPMDLRTAIRCIYRAVEDKALRDRLIAGGIETARKRDWKNIEKDIVKAYEANV; encoded by the coding sequence ATGATTATTTATGGAGTGGGCGACCATCTATTCGACATGCTTGGATGGCACAAGGAGCTGGCAAGTAAAATCGATAGGATCTTTGATAAGGATAAAAGGAAGATCGGAAAGAAAGTCGATGGGCTGGACATTCTGGTCGAAGCGCCGGAAAAACTAAGTAAATTGAAAGAAGGAACGGAGGTATTCGTGTCTGCCATCCGATACTATGGGGAAATCAAGGATGAAATCCAGACGATAAACCCCGGATTGAGATGCAGGAACATTGACGAGCTATATGGCGTTGTTGATACGGCAAAACAACAGACATCCCTGACAAGCTTTGTGGACGTATTATTCATCAATGGCTGCGACATCAGCTACCCTTCCCGTTATCGCGTCAGTCATGCGACTGAGCAATTATACTCGGTTGGCATGACTTCTTTTGTCGTGAACTGGAGGGATGTTACCAATGAAATGATTCATTTCTGCAAATGCGTGGTGCTATACAGATGTCCTTGGACATGGGATATACAAGAGCTGATTGATGCAGCAAAAAAACGGCATAAGCCTGTCTTTTATGATATCGATGATTTAGTAATCGACACTAAGTATACGGACAACATACCTTACATCAAGGGGTTGAATCGGAGGGTAAGAAGAAATTATGATGACGGCGTGAGACGAAATGGAAGGGTATTGCGGTTGTGTGATGGTGCAATTACCACCACGGAGGCTTTAGCCGAGGAACTGAAGAACTACGTCCCAGTTGTATTCATAAACAGAAACGTTGCATCTGGAACCATGGTTGAGCTATCGCGTCAAGCGGCAAGGCGGGGCAAGGATCAGATAGGATCTGATAAAGTTACCATTGGATATTTCAGCGGGAGTTCTACCCATATTGATGATTTGGAGATGTTGATTGCCCCGCTGGAGCATTTGTTTGAGAAATACGATTCCCTGGAATTTTTGCTGGTTGGTGAAATTGATCTCCCGGAGAAATTGAAAAAGTATAAACAGCGCATTAAGCAACTCGACTTTGTCGATTGGACGAAGTTGCCGGAGCTTATCGCCATGGCGGATATCAATCTTGCGCCATTGCAGGATACCCTGTTCAATGCAGCCAAGTCAGAGAACAAATGGATGGAAGCAAGCTTGGTGGGTGTTCCTACTGTAGCCAGCAACGTGGGGGCCTTTGCGAAGATGATCATTCAAGGCGAGACAGGACTGCTGTGCGGAGATGCCGGCGAATGGGAGGATGCCATTTCCAGGCTGGTTGAAGACGTGGAGTTCAGGGAACGCATAGGAGATCAGGCACGGGAATACGTTATGAAGAATTGCTTGGCTTGCAATACGGGATTGAAGCTGAAAAATTTCCTGGCAAGCCACATGCCAAGAAGCGTTGCCTTTGTCCTTCCTAGCTTTACTACGTGGAGCGGTGGAATCATGGTGGCGCTCCAACATGCCCAAACCCTGTGGAAGCATGGGGCGGATGTGACGCTTATTAATGATGATTGGCGTGAGGACCCTCTTGATTTGCTGCAGGAGATGTTCCCATACTTCGGTAGGTTGGAATATAAAAAAACAGAATTCCTGTCTAAATTTGATACTGCGGTGGCTACGTTCTGGGCGACGGTGAAACGCCTTGGCGCTTTGACGGACAAGGATAGAAGATATCTGGTACAGAATTATGAGCCAGGATTCTATCATTATGACAATGTAGAGCGTCTGGAAGCGTATTCCACATATTGTCGGGAGGATCTTGCATATATCACCATTTCCAGATGGTGCAAGGACTGGTTGGAAAATAGGTTTGGCAAGCACGCCGCATTTGTTTCAAATGGCCTCGATGTGGAGGCATTTCGTCCAGCAGAACGTAGCTGGAACGGCAAAATCAGAGTGTTGATCGAAGGGGATGCTTCGGAACATAAGAACATCGAAGAGGCATTTTATATTGCATCTGTGCTGCCAAGAAAAGAATTTGAAGTCTGGTATGTGTCTTATAACGTGCAGTCCATGCCTTGGCATCGTGTGGATCGTGTCCTTAATCAGGTGAGTTATGACGAGATGCCCGAGGTTTACAAAGCGTGCCACATCCTGCTCAAAACGAGTAAATTGGAGAGCTTTTCATACCCTCCTCTGGAGATGATGGCAACCGGTGGCCTAGTAGTCTTAAGGGCGAACGAAGGAAATCAGGAGTATATTTCCGACGGAGAAAATTGTCTTGTCTATGATCCAATGGATCTGCGCACAGCCATACGATGCATCTACCGCGCGGTAGAGGACAAGGCGCTGCGTGACAGGTTGATTGCGGGAGGCATCGAGACGGCACGCAAAAGGGATTGGAAGAATATTGAGAAAGACATCGTGAAAGCTTATGAGGCTAACGTGTAG